A genomic stretch from Anaerolinea thermophila UNI-1 includes:
- the groL gene encoding chaperonin GroEL (60 kDa chaperone family; promotes refolding of misfolded polypeptides especially under stressful conditions; forms two stacked rings of heptamers to form a barrel-shaped 14mer; ends can be capped by GroES; misfolded proteins enter the barrel where they are refolded when GroES binds): protein MAAKQLVFAEEARRKLKNGVDIVANAVATTLGPKGRNVAVDRKFGSPTITHDGVTVAKEIELQDPFENMGAQLLKEAATKTNDIAGDGTTTSTVLAHAIVTEGLKNLAAGSNPMLLKRGIETAAKAVAKAITEMAIDVTTKDDIANVATISAQDRQIGELIAEVMDKVGKDGVITVEESKGLEFEKDYVEGMQFDRGYISPYFITDSEHMEAVINDPYILIHDKKISAAADIVPILEKLVQIGKRDLVIIAEDVDGEALATLVLNKLRGMLNVLAVKAPGFGDRRKAMLQDIAILTGGVVISEETGRKLETAVIADLGRAEKVVADKDNTTIVGGKGDEKAIKGRIEQIRVEIEKTTSDYDREKLQERLAKLAGGVAIIRVGAATETEMKEKKHRVEDALSATRAAVEEGIVPGGGVALLNAMKALDGLKMDLEDEQIGVNIVRKALEVPMRKIAENAGKDGSVVVENVRQRQKAENNPNIGYDVISDQYVDMIKDGVIDPAKVTRGALENAASIAAMILTTEALITDVPEKEKPAQPPMPEY, encoded by the coding sequence ATGGCAGCCAAACAACTGGTCTTCGCTGAAGAAGCCCGCCGAAAACTGAAGAACGGCGTTGATATTGTTGCGAATGCTGTTGCCACCACCCTGGGTCCCAAAGGACGCAACGTGGCAGTCGATCGCAAGTTCGGTTCCCCCACCATCACCCACGACGGTGTGACCGTGGCGAAGGAAATCGAACTGCAGGATCCCTTCGAGAACATGGGCGCGCAACTGCTGAAGGAAGCCGCCACCAAGACCAATGACATCGCCGGTGACGGCACCACCACCTCGACCGTGCTGGCGCACGCCATCGTCACCGAGGGTCTGAAGAACCTCGCCGCTGGCTCCAACCCCATGCTGTTGAAGCGCGGTATTGAAACCGCCGCCAAAGCGGTTGCCAAAGCCATCACCGAAATGGCTATTGATGTCACCACCAAAGACGACATCGCCAACGTGGCGACCATCTCCGCTCAGGACCGCCAGATTGGCGAACTCATCGCCGAGGTGATGGACAAAGTCGGTAAAGACGGCGTGATCACCGTAGAAGAGAGCAAGGGCCTCGAATTTGAGAAGGATTACGTCGAGGGTATGCAGTTCGACCGCGGCTACATCTCGCCCTACTTCATCACCGACTCCGAACACATGGAAGCGGTCATCAATGACCCCTACATCCTGATTCACGACAAGAAAATCTCCGCCGCCGCCGATATCGTCCCGATCCTCGAAAAACTGGTGCAGATTGGCAAGCGCGATCTGGTCATCATCGCCGAGGATGTGGACGGCGAAGCCCTGGCAACCCTGGTGCTGAACAAACTGCGCGGCATGCTCAACGTGCTGGCTGTGAAAGCCCCCGGTTTCGGTGATCGCCGCAAAGCCATGCTGCAGGATATCGCCATCCTGACCGGCGGCGTGGTCATCTCCGAAGAGACTGGCCGCAAACTCGAAACCGCTGTCATCGCCGACCTCGGCCGCGCCGAGAAGGTTGTTGCCGACAAGGACAACACCACCATCGTGGGCGGCAAGGGCGATGAGAAAGCCATCAAGGGCCGCATTGAGCAGATCCGCGTTGAAATCGAGAAGACCACTTCCGATTACGACCGCGAGAAACTGCAGGAACGCCTGGCGAAACTGGCGGGTGGCGTTGCCATCATCCGCGTAGGCGCCGCGACTGAAACCGAAATGAAAGAAAAGAAACATCGCGTTGAGGATGCCCTCTCGGCGACCCGCGCCGCCGTGGAAGAAGGCATCGTGCCCGGTGGCGGTGTGGCTCTGCTCAACGCCATGAAAGCCCTCGACGGTCTGAAGATGGACCTCGAAGACGAACAAATCGGCGTCAACATCGTGCGCAAGGCTCTGGAAGTACCCATGCGCAAGATCGCCGAGAATGCCGGTAAAGATGGCTCGGTGGTGGTGGAGAACGTCCGCCAGCGCCAGAAAGCCGAAAACAACCCCAACATCGGCTATGATGTCATCTCCGATCAGTACGTGGACATGATCAAGGACGGCGTCATCGATCCCGCCAAGGTCACCCGCGGCGCGCTGGAGAACGCGGCTTCGATTGCCGCCATGATCCTGACCACCGAAGCGTTGATCACTGACGTTCCGGAAAAGGAAAAACCGGCTCAGCCACCGATGCCGGAATACTAA